The Rhododendron vialii isolate Sample 1 chromosome 8a, ASM3025357v1 genome has a window encoding:
- the LOC131336653 gene encoding uncharacterized protein LOC131336653, whose translation MSEREEDIDSDAPEEFTSEQGLENDEELRKVQEENKARIAREGKDRRRQWAQKKTPRKPPRAENIRDVIEPESTKESPDNAGMLPNDIVKLLAAREKKVFESDSEGEKEETTNKKRSSKKKRSKSSGLEPIILKDLPPPQCLQNSLEFLKKRKMQVARSSSVLNNSNQALRLLSKSGLLSMK comes from the exons ATGTCtgaaagagaagaagatatCGACTCGGACGCTCCCGAGGAATTCACTTCCGAACAG GGACTAGAAAATGACGAAGAGCTAAGAAAAGTTCAAGAAGAAAATAAGGCCAG GATTGCTCGTGAAGGAAAAGACCGTCGCAGGCAATGGGCTCAGAAGAAAACACCAAGAAAACCTCCTAGGGCTGAAAACATCCGAGATGTAATAGAACCTGAATCAACCAAGGAGTCCCCGGATAATGCCGGAATGCTACCAAATGACATTGTCAAACTGCTGGCAGCTCGTGAAaa GAAAGTTTTCGAATCAGACTCAGAAGGGGAGAAGGAAGAGACAACCAATAAAAAGAGAAGCTCCAAGAAGAAAAGGTCCAAAAGCTCTGG GCTTGAACCCATTATTTTGAAGGACCTACCACCTCCTCAATGCTTGCAGAATTCCTTggagtttttgaagaaaaggaaaatgcagGTTGCAAGATCTTCCTCTGTTTTGAACAACTCCAATCAAGCACTACGCCTGCTTTCTAAATCTGGCTTGTTAAGTATGAAATAG
- the LOC131336654 gene encoding wall-associated receptor kinase-like 14, producing the protein MGTRSAQSAMNLLYPQTLVALTVLVIISISGSVKPVKSAECNQTCGTTARGNPNRVSYPFGFSRGCGIPLDCTGTGQIKIGTFQVQNITSNSILIDLPAKCGRTVPQTKQLFGPNYALKWQNGLLLKNCTSQLNGCIIPTAMVKARFGSSNCGFESGNVSCYSGTDDGSGFISYRNLTRSGCGEVYSSIAEVDVGGDDDDAGRNSTVSLLFQAAELGWWLVGRCDCSAEAECTNVTVPGGGSGYRCHCREGFVGDGFAGGGGCKKVPNCSFSKYMSGECGGRARVFVLIAGIIAGALLMAAVSATCYFIKRRSRLRNLASTKRLLCDAAGNSSVPFYQYKEIERATNSFSEKQRLGTGAYGTVYAGKLHNNEWVAIKKIRHKDTDGFEQVMNEIKLLTSVSHRNLVRLLGCCIENDEQILVYEFMPNGTLSQHLQRERGKGLTWTIRLTIATETAHAIAYLHSAKNPPIYHRDIKSSNILLDHNFNSKVADFGLSRLGMTDDSHISTAPQGTPGYVDPQYHQNFHLSDKSDVYSFGVVLVEIITALKVVDFSRPHSEVNLAALAIERIGKGRLDEIIDPFLEPNRDAWTLSSLHKVAELAFRCLAFHRDMRPSMMEVADELEQIRLRGWAPLDENKSMASLSVASSCSSPYNGSEKLFGGTSFKKSEVASKRLFVPQRAVADCLTSLEEVKDSSPVSVQDPWLSGHSSPSSSSLLGHVVQSANIT; encoded by the exons ATGGGAACCCGTTCAGCTCAATCCGCGATGAATCTGCTTTACCCACAAACACTCGTCGCTCTTACCGTGTTAGTAATAATTTCCATTTCCGGTTCAGTCAAGCCCGTTAAATCAGCTGAATGCAACCAGACATGCGGAACCACGGCAAGGGGGAATCCGAACCGGGTTTCGTACCCGTTCGGATTCTCCCGGGGCTGCGGAATCCCTCTCGACTGCACCGGAACCGGCCAAATCAAAATCGGCACGTTCCAAGTCCAGAACATCACCTCCAACAGCATACTGATCGACCTCCCGGCCAAGTGCGGCCGCACGGTTCCTCAGACCAAACAGCTCTTCGGCCCAAACTACGCGCTCAAGTGGCAAAACGGACTCCTGTTGAAAAACTGCACGTCACAGCTGAACGGTTGCATAATTCCGACGGCCATGGTGAAGGCCCGGTTCGGGTCGTCGAATTGCGGGTTCGAATCGGGTAATGTCAGCTGTTACTCCGGGACGGATGACGGGTCGGGGTTTATCAGTTACCGCAACTTGACACGGAGTGGTTGTGGGGAGGTGTATAGCTCGATCGCGGAGGTGGACGTGGGGGGCGATGATGATGATGCGGGGAGGAATTCGACGGTTTCGCTGCTGTTTCAGGCGGCGGAGTTGGGGTGGTGGTTGGTCGGCAGGTGCGATTGTTCGGCGGAGGCGGAGTGTACGAACGTGACGGTGCCAGGTGGTGGTTCGGGGTACCGGTGCCACTGTAGGGAAGGGTTCGTGGGAGATGGGTTCGCCGGCGGCGGTGGGTGCAAGAAAG TTCCTAATTGCAGTTTTTCAAAGTATATGTCTGGCGAATGCGGAGGAAGGGCCAGAGTTTTTGTTCTTATCGCAG GGATTATTGCTGGAGCTCTTCTGATGGCTGCTGTATCTGCCACCTGCTACTTCATCAAACGGCGGTCTAGATTAAGAAACCTTGCAAGTACAAAGCGCCTTCTTTGTGATGCTGCAGGCAATTCCAGTGTTCCTTTCTATCAATACAAAGAAATTGAGAGGGCCACTAATAGTTTCTCTGAGAAACAACGGCTGGGAACTGGGGCCTACGGTACAGTTTATGCGGGGAAACTCCACAACAACGAGTGGGTGGCAATTAAAAAGATCAGACACAAAGACACTGACGGTTTTGAACAAGTCATGAATGAGATCAAGCTTCTGACCTCTGTGAGTCATCGGAATCTTGTCCGCCTGTTAGGCTGCTGCATAGAGAATGATGAACAAATCCTTGTCTACGAATTCATGCCAAATGGAACGCTATCACAGCATTTACAAAGAGAAAGGGGTAAGGGCCTTACGTGGACAATACGTCTTACTATTGCCACTGAAACGGCTCATGCAATTGCTTATCTCCACTCTGCCAAGAATCCACCTATATACCACAGAGACATCAAGTCTAGCAATATTCTCTTGGATCACAACTTCAACTCCAAGGTAGCCGATTTTGGTCTCTCTAGACTTGGTATGACCGATGATTCCCACATTTCAACAGCTCCACAGGGGACCCCTGGCTATGTGGATCCTCAATACCATCAAAATTTCCACCTTTCTGATAAAAGTGATGTTTACAGCTTTGGGGTCGTTCTTGTGGAGATCATAACAGCATTGAAAGTGGTTGATTTCTCCAGGCCCCACAGCGAGGTGAACTTGGCTGCACTTGCAATTGAAAGGATCGGAAAGGGTCGTCTGGATGAGATTATAGATCCGTTCCTTGAGCCAAATAGAGACGCTTGGACACTTTCGTCTCTCCACAAAGTAGCGGAATTGGCATTTAGATGTCTTGCTTTCCACAGAGACATGAGACCGTCCATGATGGAAGTCGCGGATGAGCTAGAACAGATAAGGCTGAGAGGATGGGCTCCACTTGACGAGAACAAAAGCATGGCATCGTTGTCAGTGGCATCGTCTTGCTCATCCCCATACAATGGAAGTGAGAAGTTGT